The segment GTACCAGTTTCCTGAAGGACAGATCGTCGCTTTCGCGCTGGTGCTCCTGCGTATGATCGCGTTCGTCGTGTCCATGCCGCTTTTCGGGACGCAAAACGTTCCCGTGACGGTCAAGGTCCTGTTGCCGCTCGTTCTGAGTTTCGTTTTGTTCCCCAGCTTGATCATCGGTGTGGACAACTCGCTGCCGATCAACGGCATGATCGTCGCTTACGCCTTCCGCGAAGTGTTCGTCGGCTTGTTTCTGGGTTTTTTCTGCCGACTTTTCTTCTTCGCGATCACCGTCGCCGGGGAAATCATCGGTATCTCGTCCGGTTTGGCCTCGGCGCAAATTTTCAACCCGGCATTGGGAACGCAAACCAACGTGCTCGAACAGTTTCAGACCCTGCTCGCGACTCTGTTGTTCCTGGGCCTAAACGCGCACCACGTCTTTTTCGAGGGCTTGATCCGCAGTTTCGCGGTCCTGCCGATCGGTCAGCTGACCTTCAATGTCGCGGCGGCCGAAAATCTGCTGCGGCTGACCCAGCAGATCATGATTTTGGGTTTGCAGATCGCGGCGCCGATCGTTTTGTCGGTATTTCTGGCCAACGTCGCGATGGGGATCATCGGTAAAGCGGTTCCCCAGATGAACGTTTTGATGACCAGCATGCAGATCACGATCCTGATCACCTTCGCGGTGATGATTTTGACCATCCCGCTGACGATCGCGTACATGGGCAATGTTTTGGACCGCATGACCGGCGAGCTGATCGCTATTTTGAAGGTAATTTAAGTGGCTGAGCAAAGTGACAGCGAAAAGTCCGAAGAAGCGACACAGACCCGGCGGGATGACTTCCGCAAACGGGGTCAGGTGGCGCAGACGCGTGAACTCGGAACCGCGGCGGTTCTGCTGTTCGGCGCGATGGCGGTCTATGCGCTGTCGCGGATTTTCGTCGGCCAGATGTCGGATATGTTCCAGGGCCTGTTCGGCGGGAATTTGATCACGATGATCCGCAGCGGGGACATGCTGATGGCCGGCATCGTCGCGGGCAAAACCTTCGCGATTCTCGTTTTCCCCGTGATCGGCTTGATGCTGATCGTGTCTTTGGGAAGTTCGTTGATCCAAACGGGGCTGCTGCAGGTCGAGGATGCACTCGAGCCTAAGTTTGAACGTTTGGACCCCATGCAGGGCTTCAAGCGGATCTTCTCGCTGCGCTCGTTGGTCGAGGGGGGCAAGTCGATCCTGAAATTGTTCATCATCGGCTGGATTACCTACATGGTACTGAAGGGCGAAGCGGCGATGATCCCGACGATGATCAACGCTTCGGTCAACGAGATCCTGGCCTTCATGGCGTTGCTTGTGGGCAAACTGCTGGCCATCGTGGGCTTCTCGATGCTGGTGGTCGCGGCGGCGGATTATTTCTTCAATTGGTGGGACCTCGAAAAGCGCATGATGATGACCAAACAAGAGGTCAAGGAAGAGCACAAGTCGCGCGAAGGGGATCCGCTCATCAAGGCGCGCATCCGCCGGATTCAGCG is part of the Pseudobdellovibrionaceae bacterium genome and harbors:
- the fliR gene encoding flagellar biosynthetic protein FliR encodes the protein MLQSLYQFPEGQIVAFALVLLRMIAFVVSMPLFGTQNVPVTVKVLLPLVLSFVLFPSLIIGVDNSLPINGMIVAYAFREVFVGLFLGFFCRLFFFAITVAGEIIGISSGLASAQIFNPALGTQTNVLEQFQTLLATLLFLGLNAHHVFFEGLIRSFAVLPIGQLTFNVAAAENLLRLTQQIMILGLQIAAPIVLSVFLANVAMGIIGKAVPQMNVLMTSMQITILITFAVMILTIPLTIAYMGNVLDRMTGELIAILKVI
- the flhB gene encoding flagellar biosynthesis protein FlhB, with the translated sequence MAEQSDSEKSEEATQTRRDDFRKRGQVAQTRELGTAAVLLFGAMAVYALSRIFVGQMSDMFQGLFGGNLITMIRSGDMLMAGIVAGKTFAILVFPVIGLMLIVSLGSSLIQTGLLQVEDALEPKFERLDPMQGFKRIFSLRSLVEGGKSILKLFIIGWITYMVLKGEAAMIPTMINASVNEILAFMALLVGKLLAIVGFSMLVVAAADYFFNWWDLEKRMMMTKQEVKEEHKSREGDPLIKARIRRIQREVANRRMMDKVREADVIVTNPTHIAVALKYDANLPAPQLVAKGADLVAEKIRAIANEHKIPIVENKPLARAIFKTMKIGQVIPRELYVAVAEVLSYVYKLKRRFSRRNR